The Lycium ferocissimum isolate CSIRO_LF1 chromosome 1, AGI_CSIRO_Lferr_CH_V1, whole genome shotgun sequence genome includes a region encoding these proteins:
- the LOC132056465 gene encoding type I inositol polyphosphate 5-phosphatase 12-like, with protein sequence MDNAKFEDDEKNALEAIGEAPPPRRKAHSYSHQLRTNTGTHHKRHHQIRKHSLDDDYMPNSINNSGLYEDSSEDEGFYPYSTNTNDIISSSSSVVVPGAPVVGGSDRQDFHLLNQNFSGLGVIPDCLDDDQQLPLPEFAASGGGVGMFKVPTRAAVHPSRPTCHELRPHPLRETQVGRFLRTIACTDTQLWAGQECGVRVWNFSDQYEAGLGFNGRAKRGDEDAAPFYESVNTSPAICLIVDSGSKLVWTGHKDGKIRSWRMDQPNSDDSPFKEGLSWQAHRGSVLSMVISSYGDIWSGSEGGIIKVWPWESVEKSLSLSPEERHMAALLVERSAIDLRSLVTVNGVCNISSSEVKCLLSDHVRAKVWAAGSLSFSLWDARSRELLKVYNVEGQIENRVDISSVQDQSTEDDLNVKFVSKSKKEKSQGSSFLQRSRNAIMGAADAVRRVATKGAFVEDSKKTEVLVLASDGMIWSGCSSGLLVQWDGNGNRLQDFHHHRCAVLCLCAHGSRIWVGYVSGMVQVLDLDGNLLAGWVAHNGPVIKMAVGNDYVFSLANHGGIRGWNLTSPGPIDNLLRPELAEKEYSYTSQENVRVLVGTWNVGQGRASQEALATWLGSTVSDVGIIVVGLQEVEMGAGFLAMSAAKETVGLEGSSVGQWWQDAIGKALNEGSTFERVGSRQLAALLIAIWVRKSIRNHVGDLDVGAVACGIGRAIGNKGGVGLRLRVFDRIMCFTNCHFAAHLEAVNRRNADFNHIFRTMVFTKSSNLLNNSVAGVSSSAQMLRGANTAQINPDEGKPELGEADLVIFTGDFNYRLFGISYDEARDFVSQRCFDWLREKDQLRAEMKAGKVFQGMREAIIRFPPTYKFERGKPGLGGYDSGEKKRIPAWCDRVLYRDNRATPSVECSLQCPVVASIIQYEACMEVTESDHKPVRCKFNVEIAHVDRSVRRQLFGKIFQNNEKIKSLLDEFRYIPETLVSTSQIVLQNQDTYNLRISSRSREDKLFFQITCGGQSTIKEDEQASEYRPRASFGFPRWLEVTPAAGIIKPDQAAEILIRHEEFNKLEETVDGIPQSWWCEDTRDKEVILLINVTASRSTEARTHKVHVRHSFSANAVRTTSKSSSRRSQGGGSSHHRSALRHAGSGSEMMTDHQSLRGP encoded by the exons ATGGACAACGCCAAATTTGAAGACGACGAGAAGAATGCATTAGAAGCTATTGGCGAAGCACCACCACCACGTCGAAAAGCACATTCCTACAGCCACCAACTCCGTACAAATACAGGAACACATCACAAACGACACCACCAAATCCGTAAACACAGCCTGGATGATGATTACATGCCAAACAGCATTAATAACTCCGGCCTCTACGAAGACTCCTCGGAAGACGAAGGTTTCTATCCTTATTCGACGAATACAAATGACATTATAAGTAGTAGCAGTAGTGTTGTTGTTCCTGGTGCTCCTGTTGTTGGTGGAAGTGATAGACAGGATTTCCATTTGTTGAACCAGAATTTTTCTGGGCTTGGTGTGATCCCTGATTGTTTGGATGATGATCAACAACTTCCTTTACCGGAATTCGCTGCGTCCGGTGGTGGAGTTGGGATGTTTAAAGTGCCTACTCGTGCTGCTGTACATCCTTCACGTCCAACTTGTCATGAGTTGAGACCTCACCCCCTTCGAGAAACACAG GTTGGAAGATTTTTGAGGACCATTGCCTGCACAGACACACAACTATGGGCAGGGCAAGAATGTGGTGTAAGAGTATGGAATTTTTCGGATCAATATGAGGCAGGATTAGGGTTTAATGGAAGAGCAAAGAGAGGAGACGAGGATGCAGCACCATTTTACGAGTCAGTAAATACATCTCCTGCTATATGCTTGATAGTTGATAGTGGGAGTAAGTTGGTCTGGACTGGACATAAGGATGGAAAGATTAGATCTTGGAGGATGGACCAACCTAATTCTGATGATTCTCCTTTTAAGGAAGGCCTCTCTTGGCAGGCTCATCGCGGTTCAGTTCTTTCGATGGTGATATCTTCGTATG GTGATATATGGTCTGGATCTGAGGGTGGAATCATAAAGGTCTGGCCATGGGAATCTGTTGAAAAATCTCTCTCTTTATCACCTGAAGAAAGACACATGGCTGCTTTACTCGTAGAAAGGTCAGCGATTGACCTTAGGAGCCTAGTTACAGTTAATGGGGTATGTAACATCTCATCTTCTGAGGTGAAGTGTCTGTTATCTGATCATGTAAGAGCAAAAGTATGGGCGGCTGGTTCTTTATCCTTCTCATTATG GGATGCACGGAGTAGGGAACTCCTGAAAGTGTACAACGTAGAAGGTCAGATTGAGAACCGGGTTGATATATCATCAGTGCAAGACCAATCAACCGAAGATGATCTGAATGTTAAGTTTGTTTCTAAATCTAAAAAGGAAAAGTCACAAGGAAGTAGCTTTTTGCAGCGGTCACGTAATGCTATAATGGGAGCTGCAGATGCTGTTCGTAGAGTTGCGACAAAGGGGGCATTTGTAGAAGATAGTAAGAAAACAGAAGTTCTTGTGCTTGCATCTGATGGAATGATTTGGAGTGGATGTTCAAGTGGCTTACTTGTGCAGTGGGATGGGAATGGAAACCGTTTGCAAGATTTTCATCACCACCGTTGTGCAGTTCTGTGCTTATGCGCTCATGGTTCTCGAATCTGGGTTGGCTATGTAAGTGGAATGGTACAGGTGCTGGACCTAGATGGGAATTTACTAGCTGGTTGGGTTGCACACAACGGGCCTGTAATAAAAATGGCAGTTGGGAATGACTATGTTTTTAGCTTGGCAAACCATGGTGGTATACGTGGATGGAACCTTACATCTCCAGGACCTATTGACAATTTATTACGACCAGAACTAGCCGAGAAAGAATATTCATACACTAGTCAAGAAAATGTCAGGGTTTTAGTTGGAACCTGGAATGTTGGTCAAGGAAGAGCCTCACAGGAAGCACTTGCCACATGGCTGGGTTCTACAGTTTCAGATGTCGGGATTATAGTTGTTGGGTTGCAAGAAGTAGAAATGGGAGCAGGTTTTCTTGCTATGTCTGCTGCAAAAGAAACT GTAGGACTGGAAGGAAGTTCTGTTGGACAATGGTGGCAGGATGCTATAGGGAAGGCATTGAACGAAGGATCAACTTTTGAACGAGTAGGATCAAGGCAACTAGCTGCCTTGCTTATCGCCATATG GGTGAGAAAATCTATTAGGAATCATGTGGGGGACCTAGATGTTGGAGCAGTTGCATGTGGAATAGGACGTGCAATTGGTAATAAG GGTGGAGTTGGTCTGAGGTTAAGAGTCTTTGATCGAATAATGTGCTTTACAAACTGTCACTTTGCTGCACATTTAGAAGCAGTCAACCGTCGCAATGCTGATTTTAACCATATATTTAGAACAATGGTTTTCACCAAATCCTCGAACCTTCTAAATAATTCTGTTG CTGGTGTCTCATCTTCTGCTCAGATGCTTCGTGGTGCAAAT ACTGCACAAATTAACCCTGATGAGGGAAAACCTGAGCTTGGTGAAGCTGACTTGGTGATATTCACCGGTGATTTCAATTATCGTCTTTTTGGAATATCTTATGATGAAGCAAGGGACTTCGTCTCACAAAGATGCTTCGATTGGCTTCGAGAAAAAGATCAATTGAGAGCAGAAATGAAAGCTGGTAAGGTTTTCCAAGGAATGCGGGAAGCAATCATCAGATTTCCTCCAACTTACAAGTTTGAAAGGGGGAAACCAGGATTAGGAG gATATGATTCTGGGGAGAAGAAACGAATTCCGGCTTGGTGTGACCGAGTACTATATCGAGACAACAGGGCAACTCCTTCCGTGGAATGCAGTTTACAATGCCCTGTAGTTGCCTCCATTATACA GTATGAGGCTTGCATGGAGGTGACAGAAAGTGACCATAAACCAGTAAGGTGCAAGTTTAATGTTGAAATTGCCCATGTTGATAGATCAGTTAGGAGACAACTGTTTGGGAAGATTTTCCAGAACAACGAAAAAATCAAGTCTTTACTAGACGAATTCCGTTATATTCCTGAAACTCTAGTTAGCACCAGCCAGATAGTTCTTCAGAATCAAGACACATACAACTTAAGAATCAGTAGCCGAAGCAGAGAAGACAAACTTTTCTTCCAGATAACCTGTGGAGGTCAATCCACCATCAAAGAGGATGAACAAGCATCAGAATATCGTCCCAGAGCGTCCTTTGGTTTTCCCCGGTGGCTTGAG GTAACACCTGCTGCTGGCATCATCAAACCAGATCAAGCAGCTGAAATCTTGATACGTCATGAAGAGTTCAATAAATTAGAAGAAACTGTTGATGGGATTCCACAAAGCTGGTGGTGCGAGGACACCAGAGATAAGGAGGTGATTTTGCTGATCAATGTGACAGCCAGTCGCTCGACAGAGGCAAGAACACATAAGGTGCATGTTCGCCACAGCTTCTCAGCTAATGCAGTTCGCACAACTTCAAAAAGCAGTTCGAGAAGAAGCCAAGGTGGTGGTAGCTCCCACCATAGATCTGCACTTCGACATGCAGGAAGTGGCTCTGAAATGATGACTGACCATCAAAGCCTTCGGGGTCCTTGA
- the LOC132056457 gene encoding thiocyanate methyltransferase 1: MSLFKSLPLLTCPLSRLTMSRTNTTSKPKVNKLQQLIHSDPSGGWEKCWEEGLTPWDLGQPTPILVHLHQTGCLPKGRALVPGCGSGHDVVAIACPERFVFGLDISENAIKQATKLFSSSKSAEYFAFVEADFFTWRPTQLFDLIFDYTFFCAIEPEMRSQWASRIRDLLKPDGELITLIFPISDHEGGPPYKVSVSDYEEVLHPMGIRAESIVENHLAIPPRRGREKLGRWKRSTICKSLL, translated from the exons ATGTCTCTCTTCAAGTCTTTGCCATTATTAACTTGTCCACTCAGTAGACTCACAATGTCAAGAACCAATACCACATCAAAGCCTAAAGTCAACAAATTGCAACAGCTAATTCACTCTGACCCTTCTG GTGGTTGGGAGAAATGCTGGGAGGAGGGACTGACGCCCTGGGATTTAGGGCAGCCTACCCCAATTCTTGTTCATCTTCATCAAACAGGTTGCCTTCCAAAAGGCAGAGCTCTGGTCCCTGGTTGTGGCAGT GGTCATGATGTGGTTGCAATTGCATGCCCTGAACGCTTTGTTTTTGGCTTGGATATATCAGAAAATGCTATTAAGCAAGCTACAAAA CTgttttcatcatcaaaaagtGCGGAGTATTTTGCTTTTGTCGAGGCAGATTTCTTCACCTGGCGTCCCACTCAATTGTTTGATCTCATCTTTGACTACAC TTTCTTTTGTGCCATTGAGCCAGAGATGAGATCACAATGGGCCAGCAGAATTCGAGATCTTCTAAAACCTGACGGGGAGCTTATTACACTGATTTTTCCG ATAAGCGACCATGAAGGCGGACCTCCGTATAAAGTATCAGTTTCCGA TTATGAAGAAGTCTTGCATCCCATGGGGATCAGGGCAGAATCGATTGTGGAGAATCACTTGGCTATTCCACCTCGGAGA GGAAGAGAGAAACTAGGAAGGTGGAAAAGGTCCACCATATGCAAATCCTTGCTCTGA
- the LOC132056472 gene encoding ankyrin repeat-containing protein At5g02620-like, translating into MIRIELCEVMEKQVSFKGAKMEKQQSFRNGVMEKQKSFKIVMERQVSFSIEKKRGKESPGKRGDSPLHLAARSGNLGKVKELVGKFDGNSDKGIKDLLSLQNQQGETALYIAAENGHTLVVAEILKHLNLKVASLVANNGYDAFQVAAKQGHLEVLKELLHSFPNLVMATDSSNSTALHTAAAQGHVEVVNLLLEIDSNLAKIARNNGKTVLHTASRMGHLEIVKSLLNKDPEIGFRTDSKGQSALHMAVKGQNVDIVLELIKPNPAVLALEDNKGNRALHIATKKGRPQMVQCLISQIGSIELNAINKAGETALDIAEKFGMPELVSILKVAGAAHSKDHGKPPNNTKQLKQTVSDIRHDVQSQLQQSRQTGFRVRKIAKKVKKLHISGLNNAINNATVVAVLIATVAFAAIFTVPGQYVEQRKNGFSLGEANVANKAAFIIFFLFDSMALFISIAVVVVQTSLVVIEPRAKKLLVFWINRLMWAACLFISVSFISLAYVVVGSKERWLAIFATVIGSTIMITTIGSMCFCVVRHRLEESKMRNIRRAETNSHSYAMSVASDTELYGESYKRMYAV; encoded by the exons atgattagaATTGAGTTGTGTGAGGTGATGGAGAAACAAGTTAGTTTCAAAGGTgcaaaaatggaaaaacaaCAAAGTTTTAGAAATGGGGTGATGGAAAAGCAGAAGAGTTTTAAGATAGTAATGGAGAGGCAAGTTAGTTTTAGTATTGAGAAGAAAAGGGGTAAAGAATCACCAGGGAAAAGAGGGGATTCACCTCTTCACCTTGCAGCTAGATCAGGCAACTTAGGAAAGGTGAAAGAACTTGTTGGGAAGTTTGATGGTAATAGCGATAAAGGGATTAAAGATTTGTTGTCTTTGCAAAACCAGCAAGGTGAGACTGCATTATATATTGCTGCAGAGAATGGGCATACTTTGGTTGTTGCAGAGATTTTGAAACATTTGAACCTTAAAGTTGCTTCTCTTGTGGCAAATAATGGATATGATGCATTCCAAGTTGCAGCAAAGCAAGGTCATCTTG AAGTACTGAAGGAACTATTGCATTCATTTCCAAACCTGGTTATGGCCACAGattcatcaaattctacagCCTTACATACAGCAGCTGCTCAGGGACACGTTGAAGTCGTAAATCTTCTTCTGGAGATTGATTCGAACCTTGCTAAGATAGCTCGGAACAATGGGAAGACTGTGCTTCATACAGCATCAAGAATGGGCCACTTGGAAATAGTTAAATCCCTTCTGAACAAAGATCCTGAGATTGGCTTTAGAACAGATAGTAAAGGGCAAAGTGCCTTGCACATGGCTGTAAAGGGACAAAATGTTGACATTGTGCTCGAATTAATCAAACCAAATCCTGCTGTATTGGCTTTGGAAGATAACAAAGGAAACAGAGCTCTTCATATTGCAACAAAAAAGGGACGGCCACAG ATGGTACAATGTCTGATATCACAAATTGGATCCATCGAGTTGAATGCCATTAATAAGGCTGGAGAAACAGCTCTTGATATTGCTGAAAAGTTTGGAATGCCAGAGCTTGTTTCCATTTTGAAGGTGGCGGGAGCTGCCCATTCCAAAGATCACGGGAAGCCCCCAAATAATACGAAGCAACTCAAGCAGACTGTCAGTGATATAAGACATGATGTTCAGTCCCAACTCCAACAGAGTCGTCAGACAGGCTTTAGAGTACGGAAAATTGCAAAAAAGGTGAAGAAGCTACACATTAGCGGTCTCAACAATGCCATTAACAATGCCACGGTTGTTGCAGTCCTTATTGCTACTGTAGCTTTTGCTGCCATCTTTACTGTGCCTGGCCAGTATGTTGAACAGAGAAAAAATGGCTTTTCGCTTGGTGAAGCAAATGTAGCCAATAAAGCAGCTTTCATTATCTTCTTCTTGTTTGACAGTATGGCCTTGTTTATTTCcattgctgttgttgttgtccaGACCTCTCTGGTTGTGATTGAACCGAGAGCAAAGAAGCTACTCGTGTTCTGGATAAACAGGCTCATGTGGGCAGCTTGTCTCTTCATCTCAGTGTCCTTTATTTCGCTTGCTTATGTGGTGGTTGGATCAAAGGAAAGATGGCTTGCTATCTTTGCAACTGTGATTGGTAGCACCATAATGATCACTACTATTGGCTCCATGTGCTTCTGTGTGGTTCGACATAGGCTAGAAGAGTCAAAGATGAGGAATATAAGAAGAGCGGAGACAAATTCACATTCGTACGCAATGTCTGTGGCATCAGATACAGAGCTTTACGGTGAAAGCTACAAGAGGATGTATGCAGTCTAG